CAGAACGCTCGTCTAAGGTCTATGCATAGACAGTATTTTGTTGTTTTTAACAGGTTCTGCGCAAACGATCAGACCGCCGCACTCCTCTTGCGTACACTCAATACTCTCGGCGTCGGCGTACCCAGTCAGCTGCTCGTGGCTGGATTCGATGATGTGCAGTATGCCACATTGCTTTCTGTTCCACTCACTACGATTCGACAGCCTTGTCGTGAAATCGCTCGAGCTGCCACACTTGCTCTCATCGAGCGTATTGCTGATCCTGCTATTCCTGCCCGTGAAATCCTGCTGCCGGTCGAGTTGATTGTTCGAACTTCAACTAATATCTGAAATTATTGAGCAATAGTAGTCTTTCGCATCGGTTCATTCCACCCACTTAAAGAATCATTGAACGCACGCATAAACTCTGCCTTGATCAGCAGGTGATCGCTTCCAGGCGATGGATCCACATAAACTGATATCGCTTTGAATGGCATTTTCCCCCATGCATTAGGCCATGCCATCACACAATCGCTTCGAATGCCTAGCCTTGCAGCAGGATGTTCGGGTGCCAGAGTCGTACGAATGCTCCTTGGCAGAAAATCCTTCGCTCCACTGTCTCGGTAGATCTGGCAAACATGGCCTTCTTTGTCTGGATTGAAATCTGCCATGAATAGAACGCCATCATGTTCTAGGCCTTGACGCTGTAGAAAGCTGGCTGCTGTTTTTGTGCTTTCCAACTGTTCCGCTTGCGAGGCTCCATCACGTGTCCAGAACCCGTGATGTGTCGCCACTCTCACCCCATGCGGCCAACCCGGGACCATAACGGTACTGGCAACCACCACCCTATTCTGCGTGGCTAATACAAGGCGATCTGATTCTAGTGGGTCGCCTGTCCGTGCGTTCTTCTCATCTACCCCCTGGAGATCTCTGATCTGCCCATCTCCCCAGGTATGTTCTACTTCCATCGCATTCATAGGCCAACGAGAAGCGATGCATAACCCCAGCAACTCGCGCTGACCAAAGAACCACCCATTAGTCATCGGCACGAAGCAGAAGTACGGCAAAGCACATAGCGAGGACACAAGCGAAACTCGAAAATCTTGTAGGCAGAGCACGTCGGGAACATCGACGTCTGAATCGGAAAGACTTCGCAACCAGCGCAGCGACCGCGCTTCTTCTTCTCGGCTCTTTCCAGCGAATCTCGCCCCGTTTAGCGACCACGCTCTTAAGAACGACGGACCACGCATCTCCATGCGCATGATTCTCTCTTTCACTCTAAGAAGAGCGTACCTGTAATCGATGTCACATGTCCTATTTGTTAAAACAACTTTCTTCTGTCCAGCTAACAGAAGAAATGACTGTTGAAACAAATTGGCATGATCTCGCTCACTGATACACCAACCGATTTTGCGGATCTTCAGGGGGCGTTCTTCGTCTCTGGGAAACCATCGACCAATTACCACAAATTGAACCGCTATAATAATAGCGAAACAGGCAAATGGATACGCAGGCGAACCTCTTTACTTTCTGAAAGTCTCGTCCGACATGGAAGGTGGAGGATCACCCGTATCCCAATGTGCAGGTCGAGCGCCCATAGTCAATCTCAATTCGCCGCCGGCCATCAGCTGATCGTGAGTAAACCATGACCGATGATACGGTTGGTCGTTCCACGTTGCATTCTGAATGTAAATATTCGTAGGCG
This portion of the Edaphobacter sp. 4G125 genome encodes:
- a CDS encoding substrate-binding domain-containing protein, which codes for MHRQYFVVFNRFCANDQTAALLLRTLNTLGVGVPSQLLVAGFDDVQYATLLSVPLTTIRQPCREIARAATLALIERIADPAIPAREILLPVELIVRTSTNI